In the Streptomyces sp. cg36 genome, one interval contains:
- the eccCa gene encoding type VII secretion protein EccCa, with amino-acid sequence MSQIVVKRPPRSLPPEVSSDELRLEAPPELPRGQQESVLMQLLPMLGMGSSVVFFFMPNSAPFMKIMGALMLVSTVSMVIAQVVKFRRGAQGQMADVRRDYLKYLAQTRRAVRKTARRQRDAQLYLHPAPEQLWSVVAEGSRVWERRVGDDDFGQARIGLGAQQLSTPLIAPETAPVDELEPLCAGAMQQFLAVHGSLDGLPMAVSMRAFYHVTVSGEAESAQSAARALVAQLVTLHSPDDLMVAVVAAPGAVGRWDWTKWLPHTQLPGQVDGAGTKRLFGDDLGELELLLHSRLDGRPRFSRDNLPVLDQPHLVVVLDGGMVPPDSMFAAAEGLQGVTIVEVVPGELDEPRGGLSVVVRPGRLRLESGFGLAYEGLPDQMSLPAAEALARQLAPLQMGGGDDDEPLLANLDFTDLLNLGDAGSIDVARTWRPRSTAERLRVPIGVGEDGQPVMLDLKEAAQEGMGPHGLCVGATGSGKSELLRTLVLGLAVTHTSETLNFVLADFKGGATFTGMSQMPHVAAVITNLADDLTLVDRMGDAIRGELQRRQELLRSAGNYANMHDYEKARAAGAPLEPLASLVLVIDEFSELLTAKPDFIDMFIQIGRIGRSLGVHLLLASQRLEEGKLRGLDTYLSYRVGLRTFSAAESRTALGVPDAYHLPSVPGSGYLKFGTDEMVRFKAAYVSGTYRSGGPGLTVGPLPIERRPALFTAAPVPVVYAAPDPAALTAPGEDDALADTVLDVIVRRLEGQGVPAHQVWLPPLDDAPSLDQLLPGISASAERGLNAAEYTRPGGLIVPLGLIDKPFEQRREVLYRDFSGAAGHMLVVGGPQSGKSTLMRTLISSFALTHTPHEVQFYGLDFGGGGLSAVADLPHVGGIASRLDPERVRRTVAEVAGVLNRREEFFRANGIDSIATYRRRRAAGDLPGEAWGDVFLVIDGWGAFRGDYEMLDGVVQDIAGRGLGYGIHVILTASRYMEVRAALKDQILGRLELRLGDSMDSEFDRRVAANVPVGMPGRGQVAEKLHFMAALPRVDGSCDADTLSGATEAFVASAKEAWQGPAAPTVRLLPRRLPADQLPKGFEYPQHGVAIGIDETNLEPVFVDFETDPFFLVFGESESGKTALLRHLAQKISERYSPDEAKIVVGDYRRSLLDAVPQTHLLEYAPLSSALEMHMNALADLMVRRQPPADVTPQQLRDRSWWTGPQVFIIVDDYELVSTNAGNPLSVMVENLPFSRDVGVRFIIARSAAGASRSMYESFMQRIKELGAQGVVLSGDPNEGDVLGNVRPRPMPQGRGYFVSRKRGTPLVQLGWLPEN; translated from the coding sequence GTGAGCCAGATCGTCGTCAAACGCCCGCCGCGGTCCCTGCCGCCCGAAGTCTCCTCGGACGAGCTGCGGCTGGAGGCCCCGCCGGAGCTGCCGCGCGGACAGCAGGAGTCCGTGCTGATGCAGCTGCTGCCGATGCTCGGCATGGGCTCGTCGGTGGTGTTCTTCTTCATGCCCAACTCGGCGCCGTTCATGAAGATCATGGGCGCGCTGATGCTGGTGTCGACGGTGTCGATGGTCATCGCGCAGGTGGTGAAGTTCCGCCGCGGTGCGCAGGGGCAAATGGCAGATGTCCGACGTGACTACCTCAAGTACCTCGCCCAGACCCGGCGTGCGGTGCGCAAGACCGCGCGCCGCCAGCGCGACGCCCAGCTGTATCTGCACCCGGCGCCCGAGCAGTTGTGGTCGGTCGTCGCGGAGGGGTCGCGGGTCTGGGAGCGCCGGGTCGGCGACGACGACTTCGGGCAGGCCCGGATCGGGCTCGGCGCCCAGCAGCTGTCCACCCCGCTGATAGCGCCCGAGACGGCGCCGGTGGACGAGCTGGAACCGCTGTGCGCGGGCGCGATGCAGCAGTTCCTGGCGGTGCACGGCTCGCTGGACGGGCTGCCGATGGCGGTCTCGATGCGCGCGTTCTACCACGTGACGGTCTCCGGCGAGGCGGAGTCCGCCCAGTCGGCGGCGCGCGCGCTCGTCGCCCAGCTGGTCACGCTGCACTCCCCCGACGACCTGATGGTCGCGGTGGTCGCGGCGCCGGGCGCGGTGGGGCGCTGGGACTGGACGAAGTGGCTGCCGCACACCCAGCTGCCCGGCCAGGTCGACGGGGCCGGCACCAAGCGGCTGTTCGGCGACGACCTGGGCGAGCTGGAACTGCTGCTGCACAGCAGGCTGGACGGGCGGCCCCGGTTCAGCCGGGACAACCTGCCGGTCCTGGACCAGCCGCACCTCGTGGTGGTCCTCGACGGCGGGATGGTGCCGCCGGACTCGATGTTCGCCGCCGCCGAGGGGCTGCAGGGCGTCACCATCGTCGAGGTGGTGCCGGGCGAGCTCGACGAGCCGCGCGGCGGCCTGTCGGTGGTGGTGCGGCCGGGCAGGCTGCGCCTGGAGTCGGGCTTCGGCCTGGCGTACGAGGGGCTGCCCGACCAGATGTCGCTGCCGGCCGCCGAGGCTCTGGCCCGCCAGCTCGCCCCGCTGCAGATGGGCGGCGGTGACGACGACGAGCCGCTGCTGGCCAACCTCGACTTCACGGACCTGCTGAACCTGGGCGACGCGGGCTCCATCGACGTGGCTCGCACCTGGCGCCCGCGCTCCACGGCCGAGCGGCTGCGGGTGCCGATCGGCGTCGGCGAGGACGGCCAGCCGGTGATGCTGGACCTCAAGGAGGCCGCCCAGGAGGGCATGGGCCCGCACGGCCTGTGCGTGGGCGCGACCGGCTCCGGCAAGTCGGAGCTGCTGCGCACCCTGGTGCTCGGCCTCGCCGTCACCCACACCTCGGAGACGCTGAACTTCGTCCTCGCCGACTTCAAGGGCGGCGCGACCTTCACCGGCATGTCCCAGATGCCGCACGTGGCGGCGGTCATCACCAACCTGGCGGACGACCTCACCCTGGTCGACCGCATGGGCGACGCGATCCGCGGCGAGCTCCAGCGCCGCCAGGAGCTGCTGCGCTCGGCGGGCAACTACGCCAACATGCACGACTACGAGAAGGCGCGCGCCGCGGGCGCCCCGCTGGAGCCGCTGGCCTCGCTGGTCCTGGTGATCGACGAGTTCTCCGAACTCCTCACCGCCAAGCCCGACTTCATCGACATGTTCATCCAGATCGGCCGCATCGGCCGCTCCCTGGGCGTGCACCTGCTGCTCGCCTCGCAGCGCCTGGAGGAGGGCAAGCTGCGCGGCCTCGACACGTACCTCTCGTACCGGGTGGGTCTGCGCACCTTCTCGGCGGCCGAGTCGCGCACCGCGCTGGGCGTGCCCGACGCCTACCACCTGCCGTCGGTGCCGGGCTCGGGCTACCTCAAGTTCGGCACGGACGAAATGGTCCGCTTCAAGGCGGCGTACGTGTCGGGCACCTACCGCTCCGGCGGCCCCGGCCTCACCGTGGGCCCGCTGCCGATCGAGCGGCGCCCCGCGCTGTTCACGGCCGCCCCGGTGCCGGTCGTCTACGCGGCGCCGGACCCGGCGGCCCTCACCGCGCCGGGCGAGGACGACGCGCTCGCCGACACCGTGCTCGACGTGATCGTGCGGCGTCTGGAGGGCCAGGGCGTGCCCGCCCACCAGGTATGGCTGCCGCCGCTGGACGACGCGCCCTCTCTGGACCAGCTGCTGCCGGGCATCTCGGCGAGCGCGGAGCGCGGGCTGAACGCGGCGGAGTACACCCGCCCCGGCGGTCTGATCGTGCCGCTCGGCCTCATCGACAAGCCCTTCGAGCAGCGCCGCGAGGTGCTCTACCGGGACTTCTCCGGCGCGGCCGGCCACATGCTGGTGGTGGGCGGCCCGCAGTCCGGCAAGTCGACCCTGATGCGTACGCTGATCTCCTCGTTCGCCCTCACCCACACCCCGCACGAAGTGCAGTTCTACGGGCTGGACTTCGGCGGTGGCGGACTGTCGGCCGTGGCCGACCTGCCGCACGTGGGCGGCATCGCCTCCCGCCTCGACCCCGAGCGGGTGCGGCGCACGGTGGCGGAGGTCGCGGGCGTGCTCAACCGGCGCGAGGAGTTCTTCCGCGCCAACGGCATCGACTCCATCGCCACCTACCGGCGCCGCCGGGCCGCCGGTGACCTGCCGGGCGAGGCGTGGGGCGACGTGTTCCTGGTCATCGACGGCTGGGGCGCGTTCCGCGGCGACTACGAGATGCTCGACGGCGTCGTCCAGGACATCGCGGGCCGCGGCCTCGGCTACGGCATCCACGTGATCCTCACCGCCTCCCGCTACATGGAGGTGCGCGCCGCGCTCAAGGACCAGATCCTGGGCCGGCTCGAACTGCGCCTCGGCGACTCGATGGACTCCGAGTTCGACCGCCGGGTCGCGGCCAACGTGCCGGTGGGCATGCCGGGCCGCGGCCAGGTCGCGGAGAAGCTGCACTTCATGGCGGCGCTGCCGCGGGTGGACGGCTCCTGCGACGCGGACACGCTGTCCGGGGCGACCGAGGCGTTCGTCGCCTCGGCCAAGGAGGCGTGGCAGGGCCCGGCCGCGCCGACCGTGCGGCTGCTCCCCCGCAGGCTCCCGGCCGACCAGCTGCCCAAGGGCTTCGAGTATCCGCAGCACGGCGTGGCGATCGGCATCGACGAGACCAATCTGGAGCCGGTGTTCGTCGACTTCGAGACGGACCCCTTCTTCCTGGTCTTCGGCGAGAGCGAGTCGGGCAAGACGGCGCTGCTGCGCCACCTCGCCCAGAAGATCTCCGAGCGGTACTCGCCGGACGAGGCGAAGATCGTCGTCGGTGACTACCGCCGCTCGCTCCTGGACGCGGTCCCGCAGACCCATCTGCTCGAATACGCGCCGCTGTCCAGCGCGCTGGAGATGCACATGAACGCGCTGGCGGACCTGATGGTCCGCCGCCAGCCCCCGGCCGACGTCACCCCGCAGCAGCTGCGCGACCGCTCCTGGTGGACCGGCCCGCAGGTCTTCATCATCGTCGACGACTACGAGCTGGTGTCGACGAACGCGGGCAACCCGCTGTCGGTCATGGTGGAGAACCTGCCGTTCTCCCGGGACGTGGGCGTGCGCTTCATCATCGCCCGCAGCGCGGCGGGCGCCTCGCGCTCGATGTACGAGTCGTTCATGCAGCGCATCAAGGAGCTGGGCGCGCAGGGCGTGGTCCTGTCCGGCGACCCGAACGAGGGCGATGTGCTCGGCAACGTCCGCCCCCGGCCGATGCCGCAGGGCCGCGGCTACTTCGTCTCCCGCAAGCGCGGCACCCCGCTGGTGCAGCTGGGCTGGCTCCCGGAGAACTGA
- a CDS encoding WXG100 family type VII secretion target → MGDLGPDLKIRYENVQEIANSIRAISKRIMDDLSRMESAVKVVADTWDGEAHGQYLKVQKDYRADAHDIQQTLEKIARTIETGKESYHATDLKASRLFTEAY, encoded by the coding sequence ATGGGTGACCTCGGTCCCGACCTCAAGATCCGGTATGAGAACGTCCAGGAGATCGCGAACAGCATCCGCGCCATCTCCAAGCGCATCATGGACGACCTCTCGCGCATGGAGTCGGCCGTCAAGGTCGTCGCCGACACCTGGGACGGCGAGGCGCACGGCCAGTACCTGAAGGTCCAGAAGGACTACCGGGCCGACGCGCACGACATCCAGCAGACGCTGGAGAAGATCGCCCGCACGATCGAGACCGGCAAGGAGAGCTACCACGCGACCGACCTCAAGGCGTCGCGTCTGTTCACCGAGGCGTACTGA
- a CDS encoding S8 family serine peptidase translates to MFSSARAVRSRSALLGAALAAALACSVGTAPTALADDMRSKQWYLDAMDAESMWKVSTGKGITVAVIDTGIRSEPELAGRVADGGQDFTGSGGARTDTDGHGTNMAVAISGSGANGGIRGLAPDAKVLPVKAAVKDGDFGGMVTLAKAIRYAADSDARVLNVSLAGNSLGEGEQQGLASAVAYALAKGKLVFAGSGNDGDKGNPVEYPAATPGVVAVGAVGTGGKLAAFSGTGSHLGLAAPGEKIPAHCKDGNGYCETGGTSYATALTSATAALIWSAHPGWTGNQVLRVMMETAGHNGKVPSQYIGWGTVRPAQVLVKGNGDPGPADVNPLLAARGGASGAPSTSPSPAHTADKGAGAGDQEKPKAAAESKDSAPWTVIAIIAAAVVLIGGAVVAVRVRNKRA, encoded by the coding sequence ATGTTCAGCTCAGCCCGCGCAGTGCGCAGCCGCTCGGCACTTCTCGGTGCCGCGCTGGCTGCGGCGCTGGCCTGCTCGGTCGGCACCGCGCCGACGGCGCTGGCCGACGACATGCGCTCCAAGCAGTGGTACCTGGACGCGATGGACGCGGAATCCATGTGGAAGGTCAGCACCGGCAAGGGCATCACGGTCGCGGTGATCGACACGGGTATCCGCTCGGAGCCGGAGCTCGCAGGACGAGTCGCGGACGGGGGCCAGGACTTCACCGGGTCGGGTGGCGCCCGGACGGACACGGACGGCCACGGCACGAACATGGCGGTGGCCATCTCCGGCAGCGGTGCCAACGGCGGAATCAGGGGACTCGCCCCGGACGCGAAGGTCCTTCCGGTCAAGGCCGCCGTCAAGGACGGCGATTTCGGCGGGATGGTCACGCTGGCCAAGGCGATCCGTTACGCCGCCGACTCCGACGCACGTGTCCTCAACGTCTCGCTCGCCGGGAACTCTCTGGGTGAGGGCGAGCAGCAGGGCCTGGCCTCAGCGGTGGCGTATGCCCTGGCCAAGGGCAAGCTGGTCTTCGCGGGTTCCGGCAATGACGGCGACAAGGGCAATCCGGTCGAGTACCCGGCCGCGACCCCCGGCGTCGTCGCGGTCGGTGCCGTGGGAACGGGCGGCAAGCTGGCCGCGTTCTCGGGCACCGGAAGCCATCTCGGTCTGGCTGCACCGGGGGAGAAGATCCCCGCCCACTGCAAGGACGGCAATGGCTATTGCGAGACGGGCGGCACCAGTTACGCCACCGCCCTGACCTCCGCCACCGCCGCCCTCATCTGGTCCGCGCACCCCGGCTGGACCGGGAACCAGGTGTTGCGCGTGATGATGGAGACCGCCGGGCACAACGGCAAGGTGCCCAGCCAGTACATCGGCTGGGGGACCGTCCGGCCCGCCCAGGTGCTGGTCAAGGGCAACGGCGACCCGGGCCCCGCCGACGTCAATCCGCTGCTCGCCGCCCGTGGCGGCGCGAGCGGCGCACCCAGTACTTCCCCCTCTCCCGCACACACAGCAGACAAGGGGGCGGGCGCGGGCGACCAGGAGAAGCCGAAGGCAGCCGCGGAGTCGAAGGACTCCGCGCCCTGGACCGTCATCGCCATCATCGCCGCGGCCGTCGTCCTCATCGGCGGCGCCGTCGTGGCGGTACGTGTACGCAACAAGCGGGCGTAA
- a CDS encoding DUF397 domain-containing protein, whose product MGSEREKEELYALDISGAEWVSAPGTEEAEERVEIAHLPGGAVAMRSSLDPETVLRYTEAEWTAFVLGARDGEFDLR is encoded by the coding sequence ATGGGCAGCGAACGTGAGAAGGAAGAGCTGTACGCCCTGGACATCTCGGGCGCGGAGTGGGTGAGCGCGCCCGGGACCGAGGAGGCGGAGGAGCGGGTGGAGATCGCGCATCTGCCCGGCGGGGCCGTGGCGATGCGGTCCTCCCTCGACCCGGAGACCGTGCTGCGGTACACCGAGGCGGAGTGGACGGCGTTCGTCCTGGGCGCCCGGGACGGCGAGTTCGACCTGCGCTGA
- the mycP gene encoding type VII secretion-associated serine protease mycosin, with translation MARSASKGRERAAVPRPVVRPVLVSAAVALALAPCAPAYAYADGPAPRSGALRTDGSGECTFPMKKQIEGRPWSLQRVLFDELWQKTKGKGVRVAVIDTGVDTANPQLKPAVDAKSGADYLKPDKNGTGEQNDKRGKTNGTVDEVGHGTKVAGIIAARPRSGTGFVGLAPEATIIPIRQNDERNSGKTDTMAKAIDHAIAQHADVINISQDTSEPMAPNSPLAQAVARALAKQIVVVASAGNDGTDGKLKETFPAAFPGVLAVASSDRNNERAVFSQPGTFVGVAAPGVDIVSTVPGDGQCSDNGTSFSAPYVSGVAALLRARYPKWTAAQIVARIEQTAERSVNGHDNFVGWGVVDPVRAVTDDSAPEAAAHPDPGPPRAQAPDVAALAVSETPQERDERYATYALGIGALLVAVVAGTATVIRDAKRRGLQKVSRISERF, from the coding sequence ATGGCGAGGTCGGCGTCGAAGGGACGCGAGCGGGCGGCGGTGCCGCGACCGGTGGTGCGGCCGGTGCTGGTGAGCGCTGCCGTGGCGCTCGCGCTCGCCCCCTGCGCGCCCGCGTACGCGTACGCCGACGGGCCCGCGCCGCGGAGCGGTGCGCTGCGCACGGACGGCAGCGGCGAGTGCACGTTCCCGATGAAGAAGCAGATCGAGGGCCGCCCCTGGTCGCTCCAGCGCGTGCTCTTCGACGAGCTGTGGCAGAAGACCAAGGGCAAGGGCGTACGGGTCGCCGTGATCGACACCGGTGTCGACACCGCCAACCCGCAGCTCAAGCCCGCGGTCGACGCCAAGAGCGGCGCGGACTACCTCAAGCCCGACAAGAACGGCACGGGCGAGCAGAACGACAAGCGGGGCAAGACCAACGGCACGGTCGACGAGGTCGGCCACGGCACCAAGGTCGCGGGCATCATCGCCGCGCGGCCCCGCTCCGGCACCGGATTCGTGGGCCTCGCGCCGGAGGCGACGATCATTCCGATCCGCCAGAACGACGAGCGGAACAGCGGCAAGACGGACACCATGGCGAAGGCGATCGACCACGCGATCGCCCAGCACGCCGACGTCATCAACATCTCGCAGGACACCAGCGAACCGATGGCGCCCAACTCGCCGCTGGCGCAGGCGGTCGCCCGGGCGCTGGCCAAGCAGATCGTGGTGGTCGCCTCGGCGGGCAACGACGGTACGGACGGCAAGCTGAAGGAGACGTTCCCGGCCGCGTTCCCGGGCGTCCTCGCGGTGGCCTCCTCGGACCGCAACAACGAGCGCGCGGTGTTCTCGCAGCCCGGCACCTTCGTGGGCGTGGCCGCACCCGGGGTCGACATCGTCTCGACGGTGCCGGGCGACGGCCAGTGCTCGGACAACGGAACCAGTTTCTCCGCCCCGTACGTCTCGGGCGTCGCGGCGCTGCTGCGCGCGCGGTACCCGAAGTGGACGGCCGCGCAGATCGTGGCGCGGATCGAGCAGACGGCGGAGCGTTCCGTCAACGGGCACGACAACTTCGTCGGCTGGGGCGTGGTCGACCCGGTCCGCGCGGTCACCGACGACTCGGCGCCCGAGGCCGCCGCGCACCCGGACCCCGGCCCGCCCAGGGCGCAGGCCCCGGACGTGGCCGCCCTCGCGGTCTCCGAGACGCCCCAGGAGCGCGACGAGCGGTACGCCACGTACGCGTTGGGCATCGGCGCGCTCCTCGTCGCGGTGGTCGCGGGCACGGCGACGGTCATCCGTGACGCGAAACGACGGGGTTTGCAGAAAGTCAGTCGCATTTCGGAACGGTTCTGA
- a CDS encoding WXG100 family type VII secretion target has translation MSSNPGGQSIGYEAVTKAKSAIEETAHDMSQQIRVLADAIATVGAGWTGSGANQFVTAQDTLNRRHDDIRRKLDVLYNAVVGTKNLNQENDEEVDSAFRAINAQGGATSGGVPNTSGLNSL, from the coding sequence ATGAGCTCCAACCCCGGTGGTCAGAGCATTGGCTACGAGGCCGTCACCAAGGCCAAGAGCGCCATTGAGGAAACCGCTCACGACATGAGCCAGCAGATCCGCGTCCTCGCCGACGCGATCGCGACGGTCGGGGCGGGCTGGACCGGTTCCGGTGCCAACCAGTTCGTCACCGCGCAGGACACGCTGAACCGTCGGCACGACGACATCCGCCGCAAGCTGGACGTCCTCTACAACGCCGTGGTCGGCACCAAGAACCTCAACCAGGAGAACGACGAAGAGGTCGACTCCGCGTTCCGCGCGATCAACGCGCAGGGCGGCGCTACCAGCGGCGGTGTGCCCAACACCTCCGGCCTGAACAGCCTCTGA
- the eccB gene encoding type VII secretion protein EccB has translation MASRRDELNAYTFAKKRTVASFLQPSPTGTEEGAPRPLKAIVPSVIVAALCLAGFGAWGMFKPKAPQGWDTPGTKVIVGKQSTTRYVVLSTGKGKDKKVLLHPVLNLASARLLLDPQKFDVIQVSDDILDSGKLSRGPILGIPYAPDRLPAASEAGKAKRWAVCEQPGGGKDSVQKAAFVFADRDFKLTDDKHRLTGGQVMYVQGQKNKARYVVDAAGTKYLVKGDPGDLLARTLFGASEQPQQVTDDWLATLGDGTPVDFPEIPGQVGSPAATGGGLPSELDRVGMVLRAQTGAGPQQYVVLRGKVQPVSDFTAWLLLNSPQNTALGMHGTVKDVDAASIAPATEYFGAANKWPDKKAVQVNAGGGADAAGARSTVCSVLRKVDDKGGTTLSTWAGTQYPAAITAGGTSTYVTPGTGLLYTQVQGRQTKPDGSLFLVTDTGLRYAVQANGDSDAARSDIGTGDQQKPDDGRPEPSQAQQRLGYEKVAPALVPINWSEFLSKGPRLDTNSARQPQGS, from the coding sequence ATGGCATCACGGCGGGACGAGCTCAACGCATACACCTTTGCGAAGAAGCGCACGGTGGCGTCGTTTCTGCAACCGTCCCCCACGGGCACGGAGGAGGGCGCCCCGCGCCCGCTGAAGGCCATCGTGCCGAGCGTGATCGTGGCCGCGCTCTGCCTCGCCGGATTCGGCGCCTGGGGCATGTTCAAGCCCAAGGCGCCGCAGGGCTGGGACACCCCGGGCACCAAGGTGATCGTCGGCAAGCAGTCGACGACCCGCTATGTCGTCCTGTCGACCGGCAAGGGCAAGGACAAGAAGGTCCTGCTCCACCCCGTCCTGAACCTGGCCTCGGCGCGGCTGCTGCTCGATCCGCAGAAGTTCGACGTCATCCAGGTCAGCGACGACATCCTCGACTCGGGCAAGCTCTCGCGCGGCCCGATCCTCGGCATCCCGTACGCCCCGGACCGGCTGCCCGCGGCGAGCGAGGCGGGCAAGGCCAAGCGGTGGGCGGTGTGCGAGCAGCCCGGCGGCGGCAAGGACTCGGTCCAGAAGGCCGCGTTCGTCTTCGCCGACCGCGACTTCAAGCTGACCGACGACAAGCACCGGCTCACCGGCGGCCAGGTGATGTACGTCCAGGGCCAGAAGAACAAGGCCCGTTACGTGGTGGACGCCGCCGGCACCAAGTACCTGGTCAAGGGCGACCCCGGAGATCTGCTGGCCCGTACCCTCTTCGGCGCTTCCGAGCAGCCGCAGCAGGTCACCGACGACTGGCTGGCCACCCTGGGCGACGGCACCCCGGTGGACTTCCCGGAGATCCCCGGCCAGGTCGGCTCCCCGGCGGCCACCGGCGGCGGCCTCCCGTCCGAGCTCGACCGGGTCGGCATGGTGCTGCGCGCCCAGACCGGCGCGGGCCCGCAGCAGTACGTGGTGCTGCGCGGGAAGGTGCAGCCCGTCTCCGACTTCACGGCCTGGCTGCTGCTCAACTCGCCGCAGAACACCGCGCTCGGCATGCACGGCACGGTCAAAGACGTCGACGCGGCCTCGATCGCGCCCGCCACCGAGTACTTCGGCGCCGCCAACAAGTGGCCCGACAAGAAGGCGGTCCAGGTCAACGCGGGCGGCGGCGCGGACGCGGCGGGCGCCAGGAGCACCGTGTGCAGCGTGCTGCGCAAGGTCGACGACAAGGGCGGCACGACCCTGTCCACCTGGGCGGGCACCCAGTACCCGGCGGCCATCACGGCGGGCGGCACCAGCACGTACGTGACCCCCGGCACGGGGCTGCTCTACACCCAGGTGCAGGGCCGGCAGACCAAGCCGGACGGTTCGCTCTTCCTGGTGACGGACACCGGGCTGCGGTACGCGGTCCAGGCGAACGGCGACAGCGACGCGGCCCGTTCGGACATCGGCACCGGCGACCAGCAGAAGCCGGACGACGGCCGCCCCGAGCCGAGCCAGGCGCAGCAGCGGCTCGGCTACGAGAAGGTCGCTCCCGCCCTGGTGCCCATCAACTGGTCGGAGTTCCTGTCCAAGGGCCCCCGGCTCGACACCAACAGCGCCCGCCAGCCCCAGGGCTCGTAG